One window of Cellulomonas shaoxiangyii genomic DNA carries:
- the dnaA gene encoding chromosomal replication initiator protein DnaA, with translation MSQDEEPARVWGHVVASLEASPDITPRQLAFVRLAHPLGLLDGTMILAVGNDLTKEYLESRVRGEVTEALTEALGREARFAITVDPDVAGDVPPALRVVPPGPADDRFGRDSRDARDSRDDDLRPDLALVSSPGYGGFGRDDRDPDPSGRADRTGDGRDDGRPPLRAIDGSLAEDVRPARRGLSEPARLNPKYLFETFVIGSSNRFAHAAAVAVAEAPAKAYNPLFIYGDSGLGKTHLLHAIGHYAQNLYPTVRVRYVNSEEFTNDFINSISEGKAGAFQRRYREVDVLLIDDIQFLQGKEQTMEEFFHTFNTLHNANKQVVITSDVPPKQLNGFEDRMRSRFEWGLITDVQPPDLETRIAILRKKAASERLQAPDDVLEYIASKISTNIRELEGALIRVTAFANLNRQQVDVSLAEIVLKDLITDDQTQEITATTVIGQTAAYFGLSIEDLCGSSRSRVLVTARQIAMYLCRELTDLSLPKIGQAFGGRDHTTVMHANRKIRELMAERRSIYNQVTELTNRIKQQHRG, from the coding sequence TTGTCACAGGACGAAGAACCGGCCCGCGTCTGGGGGCACGTCGTGGCGTCCCTCGAGGCCAGCCCCGACATCACCCCGCGCCAGCTGGCGTTCGTCCGCCTGGCGCACCCCCTGGGGCTGCTCGACGGGACGATGATCCTCGCGGTCGGCAACGACCTGACGAAGGAGTACCTCGAGTCGCGCGTGCGCGGCGAGGTGACGGAGGCGCTGACCGAGGCACTCGGGCGCGAGGCCCGCTTCGCCATCACGGTCGACCCGGACGTCGCCGGTGACGTGCCGCCCGCGCTGCGCGTCGTCCCTCCCGGACCGGCCGACGACCGCTTCGGCCGCGACAGCCGCGACGCCCGCGACAGCCGCGACGACGACCTGCGCCCCGACCTCGCGCTCGTCTCCTCCCCCGGGTACGGCGGCTTCGGGCGCGACGACCGCGACCCCGACCCCTCCGGACGTGCGGACCGCACGGGCGACGGGCGCGACGACGGGCGCCCCCCGCTGCGCGCCATCGACGGCAGCCTCGCCGAGGACGTCCGCCCGGCCCGCCGCGGCCTGTCCGAGCCGGCGCGGCTCAACCCCAAGTACCTGTTCGAGACCTTCGTCATCGGCTCGTCCAACCGGTTCGCGCACGCGGCGGCGGTGGCCGTCGCCGAGGCACCCGCGAAGGCCTACAACCCGCTGTTCATCTACGGGGACTCGGGACTGGGCAAGACGCACCTGCTGCACGCGATCGGCCACTACGCCCAGAACCTCTACCCGACGGTGCGGGTGCGGTACGTGAACTCCGAGGAGTTCACGAACGACTTCATCAACTCCATCAGTGAGGGAAAGGCGGGCGCGTTCCAGCGCCGCTACCGCGAGGTGGACGTGCTCCTCATCGACGACATCCAGTTCCTGCAGGGCAAGGAACAGACGATGGAGGAGTTCTTCCACACGTTCAACACCCTGCACAACGCGAACAAGCAGGTCGTCATCACCTCGGACGTCCCGCCGAAGCAGCTCAACGGCTTCGAGGACCGGATGCGCTCCCGCTTCGAGTGGGGCCTCATCACCGACGTGCAGCCCCCGGACCTCGAGACGCGCATCGCGATCCTCCGCAAGAAGGCGGCGAGCGAGCGGCTGCAGGCCCCGGACGACGTGCTCGAGTACATCGCGTCGAAGATCTCGACCAACATCCGTGAGCTCGAGGGCGCGCTGATCCGGGTGACGGCGTTCGCGAACCTCAACCGCCAGCAGGTCGACGTGTCGCTCGCGGAGATCGTCCTCAAGGACCTGATCACCGACGACCAGACGCAGGAGATCACCGCGACGACGGTGATCGGCCAGACCGCCGCGTACTTCGGCCTGTCCATCGAGGACCTGTGCGGCTCGAGCCGCTCGCGCGTGCTCGTCACGGCGCGGCAGATCGCCATGTACCTGTGCCGGGAGCTGACGGACCTGTCGCTGCCGAAGATCGGCCAGGCGTTCGGTGGCCGTGACCACACGACCGTCATGCACGCGAACCGGAAGATCCGCGAGCTCATGGCGGAGCGCCGGTCGATCTACAACCAGGTGACCGAGCTGACGAACCGCATCAAGCAGCAGCACCGCGGCTGA
- the dnaN gene encoding DNA polymerase III subunit beta produces MRFRVERDVLAEAVTWTARSLPTRPPVPVLAGVRIEADTTGTVQLSSFDYEVSARAQLPADVSEPGTVLVSGRLLAEISRALPAKPVDVVLDGTKVQVTCGASRFTLLTMPVEDYPALPVMPPVTGTVDGDELTHAVAQVSVAASRDDTLPLLTGVRVEIEGEKVTLLATDRYRLALREMTWKPSTPDLSAVALVRARTLNDAAKSLGSAGSVSVALSTGGGVDLIGFEAGGRHTTSLLVDGDYPAVRRLFPDETPIHAIVQTHALADAAKRVALVAERNTPIRLSFSDGQVVLDAGQGDDAQASEALEAVLVGDDISVAFNPQFLLDGLGALDTTFVRMSFTHPNKPVEFTGQESLDGEASKDYRYLLVPIRFAS; encoded by the coding sequence ATGAGGTTCCGGGTCGAGCGCGACGTGCTGGCCGAGGCCGTCACGTGGACCGCGCGCAGCCTCCCCACCCGCCCGCCGGTCCCCGTGCTCGCGGGAGTGCGCATCGAGGCGGACACCACGGGCACCGTGCAGCTGTCGAGCTTCGACTACGAGGTCTCGGCTCGCGCGCAGCTCCCCGCCGACGTCTCCGAACCGGGCACGGTGCTCGTCTCGGGCCGCCTGCTCGCGGAGATCTCGCGCGCGCTGCCCGCCAAGCCGGTCGACGTCGTGCTCGACGGTACGAAGGTGCAGGTCACGTGCGGGGCGAGCCGCTTCACGCTGCTCACGATGCCGGTCGAGGACTACCCGGCGCTGCCCGTCATGCCGCCCGTCACGGGAACGGTCGACGGCGACGAGCTCACGCACGCGGTCGCGCAGGTGTCCGTGGCGGCGAGCCGCGACGACACGCTGCCCCTGCTGACGGGCGTGCGCGTGGAGATCGAGGGCGAGAAGGTCACGCTCCTGGCCACCGACCGCTACCGTCTCGCGCTCCGCGAGATGACGTGGAAGCCGTCGACGCCGGACCTGTCCGCCGTCGCGCTGGTGCGGGCCCGGACGCTCAACGACGCCGCGAAGTCGCTCGGCAGCGCGGGGTCGGTGTCGGTGGCGCTGTCCACCGGCGGCGGCGTCGACCTCATCGGCTTCGAGGCCGGGGGCCGGCACACGACCAGCCTCCTCGTCGACGGCGACTACCCCGCGGTCCGCCGCCTGTTCCCGGACGAGACGCCGATCCACGCGATCGTCCAGACGCACGCGCTCGCCGACGCCGCGAAGCGCGTCGCCCTCGTCGCCGAGCGGAACACGCCGATCCGCCTCAGCTTCAGCGACGGCCAGGTCGTCCTCGACGCGGGCCAGGGTGACGACGCACAGGCCTCCGAGGCGCTGGAGGCCGTGCTCGTCGGTGACGACATCTCGGTCGCCTTCAACCCGCAGTTCCTGCTCGACGGCCTGGGTGCCCTCGACACCACGTTCGTGCGCATGTCGTTCACGCACCCCAACAAGCCGGTGGAGTTCACCGGCCAGGAGTCGCTGGACGGCGAGGCCTCCAAGGACTACCGCTACCTGCTGGTGCCCATCCGCTTCGCCAGCTGA
- the gnd gene encoding phosphogluconate dehydrogenase (NAD(+)-dependent, decarboxylating): MRHSDRGASPRRCSPAFDADHDTAENRRRKGRGMHIGLVGLGKMGANMRERMRAAGIEVTGYDRNPDVSDVASLEALAQALPPGERVVWVMVPSGEVTDAVICDLAGLLDAGDLVIDGGNSYYQDDAKHAELLGRTGIRFVDAGVSGGVWGLENGYGLMVGGAPEDIERAMPVFDALRPVGERADGFVHVGPVGAGHFAKMVHNGVEYGLMQAYAEGYELLAAKDLVTDVAGTMRAWRKGTVVRSWLLDLLVQAIDQDPGFAAIDDWVEDSGEGRWTVDEAIDLAVPAPVIAASLFARFASRQGESPAMKAVAALRQQFGGHAVKVAGGETVTPTAPATSEG; this comes from the coding sequence GTGCGGCACAGTGACCGGGGAGCATCCCCACGGCGGTGCTCCCCCGCGTTCGACGCGGACCACGACACGGCGGAGAACCGCCGCAGGAAGGGGCGAGGGATGCACATCGGGCTGGTCGGCCTGGGCAAGATGGGCGCGAACATGCGCGAGCGGATGCGTGCGGCGGGGATCGAGGTCACCGGCTACGACCGCAACCCCGACGTCTCCGACGTCGCGTCGCTCGAGGCCCTCGCGCAGGCGCTCCCCCCGGGTGAGCGCGTCGTCTGGGTGATGGTGCCGTCGGGTGAGGTGACGGACGCCGTCATCTGCGACCTGGCGGGCCTCCTCGACGCCGGTGACCTGGTGATCGACGGCGGCAACTCCTACTACCAGGACGACGCGAAGCACGCGGAGCTCCTGGGGCGCACGGGCATCCGCTTCGTCGACGCCGGTGTCTCCGGCGGCGTGTGGGGCCTCGAGAACGGGTACGGCCTCATGGTCGGCGGCGCTCCCGAGGACATCGAGCGGGCGATGCCGGTCTTCGATGCGCTGCGTCCGGTGGGCGAGCGGGCGGACGGCTTCGTGCACGTCGGGCCCGTGGGCGCCGGCCACTTCGCGAAGATGGTGCACAACGGCGTCGAGTACGGCCTCATGCAGGCGTACGCCGAGGGCTACGAGCTGCTCGCGGCGAAGGACCTGGTCACGGACGTGGCGGGGACCATGCGCGCGTGGCGCAAGGGCACGGTCGTGCGGTCGTGGCTGCTGGACCTGCTGGTCCAGGCGATCGACCAGGACCCGGGCTTCGCGGCCATCGACGACTGGGTCGAGGACTCGGGCGAGGGCCGCTGGACCGTCGACGAGGCCATCGACCTCGCCGTGCCGGCCCCGGTCATCGCGGCGTCGCTGTTCGCACGGTTCGCGTCCCGCCAGGGCGAGTCGCCCGCGATGAAGGCCGTCGCGGCGCTCCGCCAGCAGTTCGGCGGCCACGCCGTGAAGGTCGCCGGCGGCGAGACCGTCACGCCGACGGCCCCGGCGACGTCGGAGGGCTGA
- the recF gene encoding DNA replication/repair protein RecF (All proteins in this family for which functions are known are DNA-binding proteins that assist the filamentation of RecA onto DNA for the initiation of recombination or recombinational repair.), which produces MYVAHLSLTDFRSYPQVELPLEPGITALVGPNGQGKTNLVEAIGYVATLGSHRVPSDAALVRAGADRAVVRAKVVREERSTLVEIEVTPGRANRARVNGGSPGRARDVLGILRTVLFAPEDLALVKGDPDGRRRFLDDLLVQLTPRIAGVLTDYERVLRQRSALLKSAGAAMRSRAGADLRTLDVWDAKLAQAGAQIVVARQALVAALRPQAADAYRKVSSGQGELEMAYRSSLDTALGLPDDEDARAASADAPPATAELVEARLLEAMGRLRSKEVERGVSLVGPHRDDLVLTLGALPAKGYASHGESWSVALALRLASWTLLTHGFDDAGGWAADWGPDGEPVLILDDVFAELDTRRRDRLAELVAPARQVLVTAAVPQDVPEPLTGARVDVMGGEVSRVV; this is translated from the coding sequence GTGTACGTCGCGCACCTGTCCCTCACCGACTTCCGGTCGTACCCGCAGGTCGAGCTGCCGCTCGAGCCGGGCATCACCGCGCTGGTCGGGCCGAACGGGCAGGGCAAGACGAACCTCGTCGAGGCCATCGGGTACGTCGCGACGCTGGGCAGCCACCGGGTGCCCAGCGACGCGGCGCTCGTGCGCGCCGGCGCCGACCGCGCGGTCGTGCGCGCCAAGGTCGTGCGCGAGGAGCGGTCGACGCTCGTCGAGATCGAGGTGACGCCGGGCCGGGCGAACCGCGCGCGCGTCAACGGCGGCTCGCCGGGCCGGGCGCGCGACGTGCTGGGCATCCTCCGGACTGTCCTGTTCGCGCCCGAGGACCTCGCGCTCGTCAAGGGTGACCCGGACGGGCGCCGGCGCTTCCTCGACGACCTCCTCGTGCAGCTCACCCCGCGCATCGCGGGGGTGCTGACCGACTACGAGCGGGTGCTGCGCCAGCGGTCCGCGCTGCTGAAGTCGGCGGGAGCCGCGATGCGCTCCCGCGCGGGTGCGGACCTGCGCACGCTCGACGTCTGGGACGCCAAGCTCGCGCAGGCGGGGGCGCAGATCGTCGTGGCGAGGCAGGCGCTGGTCGCGGCCCTGCGGCCGCAGGCCGCGGACGCCTACCGCAAGGTCAGCTCGGGGCAGGGCGAGCTGGAGATGGCGTACCGGTCCTCGCTCGACACCGCCCTGGGACTGCCCGACGACGAGGACGCGCGGGCGGCCTCGGCCGACGCACCGCCCGCGACGGCCGAGCTCGTCGAGGCGCGGCTCCTCGAGGCCATGGGACGCCTGCGGTCCAAGGAGGTCGAGCGCGGCGTCAGCCTCGTCGGCCCGCACCGCGACGACCTCGTGCTGACGCTCGGCGCGCTGCCGGCGAAGGGGTATGCGAGCCACGGCGAGTCGTGGTCGGTGGCGCTCGCCCTGCGGCTGGCGTCCTGGACGCTGCTCACGCACGGGTTCGACGACGCCGGCGGCTGGGCCGCCGACTGGGGCCCGGACGGCGAGCCGGTCCTGATCCTCGACGACGTCTTCGCCGAGCTCGACACCCGCCGCCGCGACCGCCTGGCGGAGCTCGTCGCGCCCGCCCGGCAGGTGCTCGTCACGGCCGCGGTGCCGCAGGACGTGCCCGAGCCGCTCACGGGGGCGCGCGTCGACGTCATGGGCGGCGAGGTGTCGCGTGTCGTCTGA
- a CDS encoding DUF721 domain-containing protein: MSSDRPRAGRGAGRRGGAPHADQHTDQHDDDQHSTDQHHDDAETDATLLPAPTVVPDGVPVSELVSLTPPEQVARTALARAKAAARARGLRPGQPARGTAVSSGAAPGPRDPQPLSVSAGRLARDLGWEPGLVVGDLVHRWAHIVGPQVAEHCTYESFEAGLLTVRASSSAWAANLRLLAPAMLARFDEALGPGVVVQIAVLGPAGGHGFGRGPKRVPGRGPRDTWG; encoded by the coding sequence GTGTCGTCTGACCGGCCGCGCGCCGGCCGGGGCGCGGGACGTCGGGGCGGCGCACCGCACGCCGACCAGCACACCGACCAGCACGACGACGACCAGCACAGCACCGACCAGCACCATGACGACGCCGAGACCGACGCGACCCTCCTCCCCGCGCCCACCGTGGTGCCGGACGGCGTCCCGGTCTCGGAGCTGGTCTCCCTCACGCCGCCCGAGCAGGTGGCACGCACGGCGCTCGCGCGCGCCAAGGCGGCGGCACGCGCCCGGGGCCTGCGTCCGGGGCAGCCGGCGCGCGGTACGGCGGTCTCCAGCGGCGCGGCGCCCGGGCCGCGCGACCCGCAGCCGCTCTCGGTCTCGGCCGGTCGGCTCGCGCGCGACCTCGGCTGGGAGCCGGGGCTCGTGGTGGGCGACCTGGTGCACCGGTGGGCCCACATCGTCGGTCCCCAGGTCGCGGAGCACTGCACGTACGAGTCGTTCGAGGCGGGCCTGCTGACCGTGCGGGCGTCGTCGAGCGCGTGGGCCGCGAACCTGCGCCTGCTGGCGCCGGCGATGCTCGCGCGGTTCGACGAGGCGCTCGGGCCGGGCGTCGTGGTGCAGATCGCCGTGCTGGGGCCGGCGGGCGGTCACGGTTTCGGGCGCGGGCCCAAGAGGGTCCCCGGCCGCGGCCCGCGGGACACCTGGGGCTGA
- the gyrB gene encoding DNA topoisomerase (ATP-hydrolyzing) subunit B codes for MPGGGEYDASAITVLEGLEAVRKRPGMYIGSTGARGLHHLVYEVVDNSVDEALAGYCDTIDITLLADGGVRVTDNGRGIPVAIHPTEGKPTLEVVMTILHAGGKFGGAGYAVSGGLHGVGISVVNALSRRVEAKVRRDGFEWEMDFVDGGRPDGPIRQGEATSATGTSMTFWADPAVFETIDFDFETLRSRFQQTAFLNKGLRITLTDERVEHTGTEDEVTDPGTADAGATTDGTVEAPQGRSVTYKYDGGLVDYVTHLNSAKKVELVHPDVIEIASEDTERRISVDIALQWTSAYSESVHTFANTISTTEGGTHEEGFRAAMTSLINRYAREKNIIKEKDENLTGDDIREGLTAVISIKLGEPQFEGQTKTKLGNTEAKTFVQRVVNERLGDWLDSHPTEARDVIRKAIQAATARMAARKAREATRRKGLLESNSMPGKLRDCQSNNPAECEVFIVEGDSAGGSAVRGRNPRTQAIMPIRGKILNVERARLDRALGNQEVQALITAFGTGIGEDFDAAKLRYHKIVLMADADVDGQHIRTLLLTLLFRYMPELITRGYVYMAQPPLYRIKWSNSPHDYVYSDRERDAVIADGRANGKRLPKENAVQRYKGLGEMDYSELWETTMSPEHRTLLQVTLDEAAAADEIFSVLMGEDVEARRAFIQRNAKDVRFLDI; via the coding sequence CTGCCCGGGGGCGGCGAGTACGACGCGAGCGCGATCACCGTCCTCGAGGGTCTCGAGGCCGTGCGCAAGCGGCCGGGCATGTACATCGGGTCCACCGGAGCGCGCGGCCTGCACCACCTCGTGTACGAGGTGGTCGACAACTCCGTCGACGAGGCGCTCGCCGGGTACTGCGACACCATCGACATCACGCTGCTGGCCGACGGTGGCGTCCGCGTCACCGACAACGGCCGCGGCATCCCGGTCGCGATCCACCCCACCGAGGGCAAGCCCACGCTCGAGGTCGTCATGACGATCCTGCACGCGGGCGGCAAGTTCGGCGGCGCCGGCTACGCGGTGTCGGGCGGTCTGCACGGCGTCGGCATCTCGGTCGTGAACGCCCTGTCGCGGCGCGTCGAGGCGAAGGTCCGCCGCGACGGCTTCGAGTGGGAGATGGACTTCGTCGACGGCGGCCGGCCGGACGGGCCGATCCGGCAGGGCGAGGCGACGTCCGCCACGGGTACCAGCATGACGTTCTGGGCGGACCCGGCGGTCTTCGAGACGATCGACTTCGACTTCGAGACGCTCCGCTCGCGCTTCCAGCAGACGGCGTTCCTCAACAAGGGCCTGCGGATCACGCTCACGGACGAGCGGGTGGAGCACACGGGCACGGAGGACGAGGTCACCGACCCGGGCACGGCGGACGCGGGCGCGACGACGGACGGCACCGTGGAGGCGCCGCAGGGACGCAGCGTCACCTACAAGTACGACGGCGGCCTGGTCGACTACGTGACGCACCTGAACTCCGCCAAGAAGGTCGAGCTCGTGCACCCGGACGTCATCGAGATCGCCTCGGAGGACACCGAGCGGCGCATCTCGGTCGACATCGCGCTGCAGTGGACGAGCGCGTACAGCGAGTCGGTGCACACGTTCGCGAACACGATCTCGACGACCGAGGGCGGCACGCACGAGGAGGGCTTCCGTGCGGCGATGACCTCGCTGATCAACCGGTACGCCCGGGAGAAGAACATCATCAAGGAGAAGGACGAGAACCTCACGGGCGACGACATCCGCGAGGGCCTGACGGCCGTCATCTCCATCAAGCTCGGCGAGCCGCAGTTCGAGGGCCAGACCAAGACGAAGCTCGGCAACACCGAGGCGAAGACGTTCGTCCAGCGCGTCGTCAACGAGCGCCTCGGCGACTGGCTGGACTCGCACCCGACCGAGGCGCGCGACGTCATCCGCAAGGCGATCCAGGCGGCCACCGCCCGCATGGCCGCCCGCAAGGCGCGCGAGGCGACCCGCCGCAAGGGCCTGCTCGAGTCGAACTCGATGCCCGGCAAGCTGCGCGACTGCCAGTCGAACAACCCCGCCGAGTGCGAGGTCTTCATCGTCGAGGGCGACTCCGCCGGCGGCTCGGCCGTCCGCGGCCGCAACCCGCGCACGCAGGCGATCATGCCGATCCGCGGGAAGATCCTGAACGTCGAGCGCGCGCGGCTCGACCGCGCCCTGGGCAACCAGGAGGTGCAGGCGCTGATCACGGCGTTCGGCACGGGCATCGGCGAGGACTTCGACGCCGCGAAGCTGCGGTACCACAAGATCGTGCTCATGGCCGACGCCGACGTCGACGGCCAGCACATCCGCACCCTGCTGCTGACGCTGCTGTTCCGGTACATGCCCGAGCTGATCACCCGCGGCTACGTCTACATGGCGCAGCCGCCGCTGTACCGGATCAAGTGGTCGAACTCCCCGCACGACTACGTGTACTCGGACCGTGAGCGGGACGCCGTGATCGCGGACGGCCGGGCCAACGGCAAGCGCCTGCCCAAGGAGAACGCGGTGCAGCGCTACAAGGGCCTCGGCGAGATGGACTACTCGGAGCTGTGGGAGACGACCATGTCGCCCGAGCACCGCACGCTGCTGCAGGTGACCCTCGACGAGGCGGCCGCGGCGGACGAGATCTTCTCGGTGCTCATGGGTGAGGACGTCGAGGCCCGCCGCGCGTTCATCCAGCGCAACGCCAAGGACGTGCGATTCCTCGACATCTAG
- the gyrA gene encoding DNA gyrase subunit A, whose amino-acid sequence MTETPGEIEHGRIDQVDLQLEMQRSYLDYAMAVIVGRALPDVRDGLKPVHRRVLYAMYDGGYRPDRQFSKCSRVVGDVMGKYHPHGDTAIYDALVRLVQDWSLRYPLVSGQGNFGSPGDDPAAAPRYTECKMAPLAMEMVRDIDEDAVDFQDNYDGHTQEPTVLPSRFPNLLVNGSAGIAVGMATNIPPHNLREVASGVQWYLEHPDASREELLEALLQRIKGPDFPTGATILGRRGIDEAYRTGRGSITMRAVVEVEEIQNRQCLVVTELPYQVNPDTLAKKIADLVRDNRVQGIADIRDETSGRAGQRLVIVLKRDAVAKVVLNNLYKHTQLQDTFGANMLALVDGVPRTLSIDAFVRHWTAHQVDVIQRRTRFRLRRAEEEIHIYRGYLKALDALDEVIALIRRSPDAETARAGLMELLEIDEQQAQAILNLQLRRLAALQRQEILQRHAELEARIVELTAILESPVRQREIISEELTTVVDRYGDERRTHILPFDGEVSVEDLIAEEDVVVTITRGGYAKRTRVDAYRAQRRGGKGVRGAQLREDDLVDHFFVTTTHHWLLFFTNLGRVYRAKAYELPEAGRDAKGQHVANLLAFQPGEQIAQVLDLRDYEQAEHLLLATRRGLVKKTRLTEYDSNRSGGVIAINLREDEEGRPDELVSARLVNSDQDVILVSRKGQSVRFTASDDALRPMGRATSGVTGMKFRGEDDLLAMDVVREDAYLFTVTQGGIAKRTALTVENYRQQGRGGLGIKVANLPEANGDLVGALVTDADDEVLVIMERGKIVRSSTSEVNATGRNTQGVIFAKPDAGDRIIAVARNSERHLTDVTGTVDGNGLSTDGPDGTGTAPDRAASDLAATDATAPDATGSEPDSGDRPAEDA is encoded by the coding sequence GTGACCGAGACCCCCGGCGAGATCGAGCACGGCCGCATCGACCAGGTGGACCTGCAGCTCGAGATGCAGCGCTCCTACCTGGACTACGCGATGGCCGTGATCGTGGGCCGCGCCCTGCCCGACGTCCGCGACGGCCTGAAGCCGGTGCACCGCCGCGTGCTGTACGCGATGTACGACGGCGGCTACCGCCCGGACCGCCAGTTCTCCAAGTGCAGCCGCGTCGTGGGCGACGTGATGGGCAAGTACCACCCGCACGGCGACACGGCGATCTACGACGCGCTGGTGCGCCTCGTGCAGGACTGGTCGCTGCGGTACCCGCTGGTCTCCGGGCAGGGCAACTTCGGCTCCCCCGGCGACGACCCGGCCGCCGCGCCCCGGTACACCGAGTGCAAGATGGCGCCGCTGGCCATGGAGATGGTCCGGGACATCGACGAGGATGCCGTCGACTTCCAGGACAACTACGACGGGCACACGCAGGAGCCGACGGTCCTGCCGTCGCGCTTCCCGAACCTGCTGGTCAACGGCTCGGCCGGCATCGCGGTCGGCATGGCGACGAACATCCCGCCGCACAACCTGCGCGAGGTCGCGTCGGGCGTGCAGTGGTACCTGGAGCACCCGGACGCCTCGCGCGAGGAGCTGCTCGAGGCGCTCCTGCAGCGCATCAAGGGGCCGGACTTCCCCACGGGCGCGACGATCCTCGGCCGCCGCGGCATCGACGAGGCGTACCGGACGGGCCGCGGCTCGATCACGATGCGCGCGGTCGTCGAGGTCGAGGAGATCCAGAACCGGCAGTGCCTCGTGGTGACGGAGCTGCCGTACCAGGTCAACCCGGACACGCTCGCGAAGAAGATCGCGGACCTCGTGCGCGACAACCGCGTGCAGGGCATCGCCGACATCCGCGACGAGACCTCGGGCCGCGCGGGCCAGCGCCTGGTCATCGTGCTCAAGCGCGACGCGGTCGCCAAGGTCGTGCTGAACAACCTGTACAAGCACACGCAGCTGCAGGACACGTTCGGTGCCAACATGCTCGCCCTCGTCGACGGCGTGCCGCGCACGCTGAGCATCGACGCGTTCGTCCGGCACTGGACGGCCCACCAGGTCGACGTCATCCAGCGCCGCACGCGGTTCCGGCTGCGCCGGGCCGAGGAAGAGATCCACATCTACCGCGGCTACCTCAAGGCGCTCGACGCCCTGGACGAGGTCATCGCACTCATCCGCCGCTCCCCCGACGCCGAGACGGCGCGCGCCGGCCTGATGGAGCTGCTGGAGATCGACGAGCAGCAGGCGCAGGCGATCCTCAACCTGCAGCTGCGCCGCCTGGCGGCCCTGCAGCGGCAGGAGATCCTGCAGCGGCACGCCGAGCTCGAGGCCCGCATCGTCGAGCTGACGGCCATCCTCGAGTCGCCGGTGCGCCAGCGCGAGATCATCAGCGAGGAGCTGACGACGGTCGTCGACCGGTACGGCGACGAGCGCCGCACGCACATCCTCCCGTTCGACGGCGAGGTCAGCGTCGAGGACCTCATCGCCGAGGAGGACGTGGTCGTCACGATCACCCGCGGCGGCTACGCCAAGCGCACGCGGGTCGACGCGTACCGGGCGCAGCGCCGCGGCGGCAAGGGCGTCCGCGGCGCGCAGCTGCGCGAGGACGACCTCGTCGACCACTTCTTCGTCACGACCACGCACCACTGGCTGCTGTTCTTCACGAACCTCGGCCGCGTCTACCGGGCGAAGGCGTACGAGCTGCCCGAGGCCGGCCGCGACGCCAAGGGCCAGCACGTGGCGAACCTGCTGGCGTTCCAGCCCGGCGAGCAGATCGCCCAGGTCCTGGACCTGCGCGACTACGAGCAGGCGGAGCACCTGCTGCTCGCGACCCGCCGCGGCCTGGTGAAGAAGACGCGGCTGACGGAGTACGACTCCAACCGCTCGGGCGGCGTCATCGCGATCAACCTGCGCGAGGACGAGGAGGGCCGGCCGGACGAGCTCGTCTCGGCGCGGCTCGTGAACTCGGACCAGGACGTCATCCTCGTGTCGCGCAAGGGCCAGTCGGTCCGCTTCACGGCCTCCGACGACGCGCTGCGTCCCATGGGCCGCGCGACGAGCGGCGTGACGGGGATGAAGTTCCGCGGCGAGGACGACCTGCTCGCCATGGACGTCGTCCGCGAGGACGCCTACCTGTTCACGGTCACGCAGGGCGGCATCGCCAAGCGCACGGCCCTCACGGTCGAGAACTACCGCCAGCAGGGCCGCGGCGGCCTCGGCATCAAGGTCGCGAACCTGCCGGAGGCGAACGGTGACCTCGTGGGCGCGCTGGTGACGGACGCGGACGACGAGGTGCTGGTCATCATGGAGCGCGGCAAGATCGTGCGCTCGTCGACCTCCGAGGTGAACGCGACGGGCCGCAACACGCAGGGCGTCATCTTCGCCAAGCCGGACGCGGGCGACCGGATCATCGCCGTCGCCCGGAACAGTGAGCGACACCTCACGGACGTAACGGGTACCGTGGACGGGAACGGCCTGAGCACCGACGGGCCCGACGGCACCGGCACCGCACCGGACCGCGCGGCGTCCGACCTCGCTGCGACCGACGCCACTGCGCCCGACGCGACCGGGTCGGAGCCGGACAGCGGTGACCGACCCGCGGAGGACGCATGA